One window from the genome of Tachysurus vachellii isolate PV-2020 chromosome 5, HZAU_Pvac_v1, whole genome shotgun sequence encodes:
- the LOC132845423 gene encoding C-C chemokine receptor type 5-like — translation MGTIYPNTTTENYNYSYDDYYFDLFDLIPCDNINIKAFSRVFLPTLYSIVFIVGFIGNGLVLCVLVKFSKRSNMSDVCLFNLALSDLLFLLSLPFWAHYSLTSQWTFGSFMCRTVTAFYTLGFYGSIFIMILMTVDRYAVIVHAQPSLFSKNRSVRASIVLILFMWTLSLGASLPTVIWAQVNNKSEVWSCSVEYPEGTEWRCFSYIELNVLSLIIPLSVMVFCYSRIIPILMTMKSQKKHRAVRLMLVLVSVFFLFWTPYNIVIFLKFLHHLGYMSTCKWYQDLTMAMQWVETIAFCHCCINPIIYAFVGQRFRNLFLRILQEWFPCCFGSYTRVKHEPTERWVSVYSRSSVNTSTESVQP, via the exons ATGGGTACGATCTACCCCAACACAACAA CTGAGAACTACAATTACAGCTACGATGACTATTACTTCGACCTCTTCGACTTAATTCCCTGCGACAATATCAACATAAAGGCCTTCAGCAGAGTCTTCCTCCCTACACTCTACAGCATCGTCTTCATCGTGGGGTTCATCGGCAACGGCTTGGTGTTGTGTGTCCTGGTCAAGTTCAGCAAAAGGTCCAACATGTCAGATGTGTGTCTCTTCAACCTGGCGCTTTCAgacctcctcttccttctctcgTTACCTTTCTGGGCTCATTACTCCCTCACCAGTCAGTGGACCTTCGGGAGCTTCATGTGCCGTACAGTGACGGCGTTCTACACGCTGGGATTCTATGGAAGCATCTTCATCATGATCCTCATGACTGTAGACCGCTATGCTGTCATTGTCCATGCCCAGCCCTCCCTGTTCTCTAAGAACCGGTCTGTCAGAGCTAGCATAGTCCTGATTTTGTTTATGTGGACACTTAGCCTGGGAGCTTCTCTGCCCACCGTCATTTGGGCACAAGTGAACAATAAATCAGAAGTATGGTCATGCAGTGTGGAATATCCAGAAGGAACAGAGTGGAGGTGTTTTTCTTACATCGAGCTTAATGTCCTCAGCCTGATTATTCCTCTGTCAGTGATGGTGTTCTGCTACTCACGCATCATCCCTATCTTAATGACCATGAAGTCTCAGAAGAAACACAGAGCTGTCAGGCTCATGCTGGTCTTGGtcagtgttttcttcctcttctggaCACCTTACAACATCGTCATCTTCCTGAAGTTCCTGCATCATTTGGGTTACATGAGCACTTGTAAGTGGTATCAGGACCTGACCATGGCTATGCAGTGGGTGGAAACCATAGCGTTCTGTCACTGCTGCATCAACCCCATCATCTACGCTTTTGTGGGGCAGAGATTCAGGAATTTATTTCTAAGGATCCTCCAAGAGTGGTTTCCTTGTTGCTTTGGTTCGTATACAAGAGTCAAACACGAGCCGACAGAGAGGTGGGTCTCGGTGTACTCACGCTCCTCAGTTAATACCAGCACAGAGTCCGTTCAGCCATAA